The Microcebus murinus isolate Inina chromosome 4, M.murinus_Inina_mat1.0, whole genome shotgun sequence genome has a segment encoding these proteins:
- the LOC105866272 gene encoding HAUS augmin-like complex subunit 8 isoform X2: protein MADSSERAAGKPASAGLSASSGARRKERRVLGGKVVESRYLDYEKKTTRKQAPETDALKTGGRIPGGGKKPSQLQKSKDRSGAGKGDLQSTLLEGHGSAPPDLDLSAINEKSAIKKTPQLEKTMSEKTASTSFSAPQKKSPTRSEEMEMMESQTLLLTLLAVKMEKGLARFEEEAEKHLLKLCKEKEELQRKTHELRRRLLLCQKKRELEEALDAQIEMLSPFEAVGERFQEQYRTLATALDATRHELPVRAIHLEGDGQQFLDALQSELETTQKLLEDLGMGTSEENVQVLDLLGELKDVAVKKDLELRRSFAQVLELSAEASKEAALINQGVWEEAQGLATPRQWYFSEDSTCEESQGATKSAALPGESAPRAP, encoded by the exons ATGGCGGATTCCTCAGAGCGCGCCGCAGG GAAGCCTGCCTCGGCCGGTCTCAGCGCTTCCAGCGgagccaggaggaaggagagaagagttCTAG GTGGAAAAGTGGTTGAGTCCCGCTACTTGGACTACGAGAAGAAAACAACCAGAAAG CAGGCTCCTGAAACAGATGCCCTGAAGACCGGCGGGAGGATACCTGGAGGTGGGAAGAAACCCAGCCAGCTCCAGAAAAGCAAAG ACCGCAGCGGGGCCGGGAAGGGCGACCTGCAGTCCACGTTGCTGGAAGGGCACGGCTCGGCCCCACCCGACTTGGACCTCTCCGCCATCAACG AGAAAAGTGCAATCAAAAAGACTCcacaattagaaaaaacaatgtCAGAGAAAACGGCATCGACGTCATTTTCTGCCCCTCAGAAAAAGAGCCCG ACCCGGTCCGAAGAGATGGAGATGATGGAGTCGCAGACGCTGCTGCTGACTCTGCTGGCGGTCAAG ATGGAAAAGGGTCTTGCTCGGTTCGAAGAAGAGGCCGAAAAACACTTATTAAAACTGTGCAAAGAGAAGGAGGAGCTGCAGAGAAAGACCCACGAGCTGCGGCGCAGACTTCTCCTCTGTCAGAAGAAGCGGGAGCTGGAGGAGGCGCTTGACGCCCAG ATAGAGATGCTCAGTCCCTTCGAGGCAGTGGGTGAACGCTTCCAGGAGCAGTACAGGACGCTCGCCACGGCCCTGGACGCCACCCGGCACGAGCTGCCCGTGAGGGCGATCCACCTGGAGGGCGACGGGCAGCAGTTCTTAG ACGCCCTGCAGTCTGAATTGGAGACCACTCAGAAGCTCCTGGAAGATCTCGGCATGGGCACTTCAGAAGAAAACGTGCAGGTGCTGGACCTACTGGGCGAACTCAAGGACGTGGCCGTGAAAAAGGACCTTGAGCTCCGAAG GAGCTTCGCCCAGGTGCTGGAACTCTCCGCCGAGGCGAGCAAAGAGGCCGCCTTGATAAACCAGGGCGTCTGGGAAGAGGCCCAGGGCCTGGCGACCCCCAGACAGTGGTACTTCAGCGAGGACAGCACCTGCGAGGAGTCCCAGGGAGCAACTAAGAGCGCAGCCCTGCCGGGGGAAAGCGCGCCACGCGCCCCGTGA
- the LOC105866272 gene encoding HAUS augmin-like complex subunit 8 isoform X1: MADSSERAAGKPASAGLSASSGARRKERRVLGGKVVESRYLDYEKKTTRKQAPETDALKTGGRIPGGGKKPSQLQKSKADRSGAGKGDLQSTLLEGHGSAPPDLDLSAINEKSAIKKTPQLEKTMSEKTASTSFSAPQKKSPTRSEEMEMMESQTLLLTLLAVKMEKGLARFEEEAEKHLLKLCKEKEELQRKTHELRRRLLLCQKKRELEEALDAQIEMLSPFEAVGERFQEQYRTLATALDATRHELPVRAIHLEGDGQQFLDALQSELETTQKLLEDLGMGTSEENVQVLDLLGELKDVAVKKDLELRRSFAQVLELSAEASKEAALINQGVWEEAQGLATPRQWYFSEDSTCEESQGATKSAALPGESAPRAP, encoded by the exons ATGGCGGATTCCTCAGAGCGCGCCGCAGG GAAGCCTGCCTCGGCCGGTCTCAGCGCTTCCAGCGgagccaggaggaaggagagaagagttCTAG GTGGAAAAGTGGTTGAGTCCCGCTACTTGGACTACGAGAAGAAAACAACCAGAAAG CAGGCTCCTGAAACAGATGCCCTGAAGACCGGCGGGAGGATACCTGGAGGTGGGAAGAAACCCAGCCAGCTCCAGAAAAGCAAAG CAGACCGCAGCGGGGCCGGGAAGGGCGACCTGCAGTCCACGTTGCTGGAAGGGCACGGCTCGGCCCCACCCGACTTGGACCTCTCCGCCATCAACG AGAAAAGTGCAATCAAAAAGACTCcacaattagaaaaaacaatgtCAGAGAAAACGGCATCGACGTCATTTTCTGCCCCTCAGAAAAAGAGCCCG ACCCGGTCCGAAGAGATGGAGATGATGGAGTCGCAGACGCTGCTGCTGACTCTGCTGGCGGTCAAG ATGGAAAAGGGTCTTGCTCGGTTCGAAGAAGAGGCCGAAAAACACTTATTAAAACTGTGCAAAGAGAAGGAGGAGCTGCAGAGAAAGACCCACGAGCTGCGGCGCAGACTTCTCCTCTGTCAGAAGAAGCGGGAGCTGGAGGAGGCGCTTGACGCCCAG ATAGAGATGCTCAGTCCCTTCGAGGCAGTGGGTGAACGCTTCCAGGAGCAGTACAGGACGCTCGCCACGGCCCTGGACGCCACCCGGCACGAGCTGCCCGTGAGGGCGATCCACCTGGAGGGCGACGGGCAGCAGTTCTTAG ACGCCCTGCAGTCTGAATTGGAGACCACTCAGAAGCTCCTGGAAGATCTCGGCATGGGCACTTCAGAAGAAAACGTGCAGGTGCTGGACCTACTGGGCGAACTCAAGGACGTGGCCGTGAAAAAGGACCTTGAGCTCCGAAG GAGCTTCGCCCAGGTGCTGGAACTCTCCGCCGAGGCGAGCAAAGAGGCCGCCTTGATAAACCAGGGCGTCTGGGAAGAGGCCCAGGGCCTGGCGACCCCCAGACAGTGGTACTTCAGCGAGGACAGCACCTGCGAGGAGTCCCAGGGAGCAACTAAGAGCGCAGCCCTGCCGGGGGAAAGCGCGCCACGCGCCCCGTGA
- the LOC105866272 gene encoding HAUS augmin-like complex subunit 8 isoform X4, whose translation MADSSERAAGKPASAGLSASSGARRKERRVLGGKVVESRYLDYEKKTTRKAPETDALKTGGRIPGGGKKPSQLQKSKDRSGAGKGDLQSTLLEGHGSAPPDLDLSAINEKSAIKKTPQLEKTMSEKTASTSFSAPQKKSPTRSEEMEMMESQTLLLTLLAVKMEKGLARFEEEAEKHLLKLCKEKEELQRKTHELRRRLLLCQKKRELEEALDAQIEMLSPFEAVGERFQEQYRTLATALDATRHELPVRAIHLEGDGQQFLDALQSELETTQKLLEDLGMGTSEENVQVLDLLGELKDVAVKKDLELRRSFAQVLELSAEASKEAALINQGVWEEAQGLATPRQWYFSEDSTCEESQGATKSAALPGESAPRAP comes from the exons ATGGCGGATTCCTCAGAGCGCGCCGCAGG GAAGCCTGCCTCGGCCGGTCTCAGCGCTTCCAGCGgagccaggaggaaggagagaagagttCTAG GTGGAAAAGTGGTTGAGTCCCGCTACTTGGACTACGAGAAGAAAACAACCAGAAAG GCTCCTGAAACAGATGCCCTGAAGACCGGCGGGAGGATACCTGGAGGTGGGAAGAAACCCAGCCAGCTCCAGAAAAGCAAAG ACCGCAGCGGGGCCGGGAAGGGCGACCTGCAGTCCACGTTGCTGGAAGGGCACGGCTCGGCCCCACCCGACTTGGACCTCTCCGCCATCAACG AGAAAAGTGCAATCAAAAAGACTCcacaattagaaaaaacaatgtCAGAGAAAACGGCATCGACGTCATTTTCTGCCCCTCAGAAAAAGAGCCCG ACCCGGTCCGAAGAGATGGAGATGATGGAGTCGCAGACGCTGCTGCTGACTCTGCTGGCGGTCAAG ATGGAAAAGGGTCTTGCTCGGTTCGAAGAAGAGGCCGAAAAACACTTATTAAAACTGTGCAAAGAGAAGGAGGAGCTGCAGAGAAAGACCCACGAGCTGCGGCGCAGACTTCTCCTCTGTCAGAAGAAGCGGGAGCTGGAGGAGGCGCTTGACGCCCAG ATAGAGATGCTCAGTCCCTTCGAGGCAGTGGGTGAACGCTTCCAGGAGCAGTACAGGACGCTCGCCACGGCCCTGGACGCCACCCGGCACGAGCTGCCCGTGAGGGCGATCCACCTGGAGGGCGACGGGCAGCAGTTCTTAG ACGCCCTGCAGTCTGAATTGGAGACCACTCAGAAGCTCCTGGAAGATCTCGGCATGGGCACTTCAGAAGAAAACGTGCAGGTGCTGGACCTACTGGGCGAACTCAAGGACGTGGCCGTGAAAAAGGACCTTGAGCTCCGAAG GAGCTTCGCCCAGGTGCTGGAACTCTCCGCCGAGGCGAGCAAAGAGGCCGCCTTGATAAACCAGGGCGTCTGGGAAGAGGCCCAGGGCCTGGCGACCCCCAGACAGTGGTACTTCAGCGAGGACAGCACCTGCGAGGAGTCCCAGGGAGCAACTAAGAGCGCAGCCCTGCCGGGGGAAAGCGCGCCACGCGCCCCGTGA
- the LOC105866272 gene encoding HAUS augmin-like complex subunit 8 isoform X3: protein MADSSERAAGKPASAGLSASSGARRKERRVLGGKVVESRYLDYEKKTTRKAPETDALKTGGRIPGGGKKPSQLQKSKADRSGAGKGDLQSTLLEGHGSAPPDLDLSAINEKSAIKKTPQLEKTMSEKTASTSFSAPQKKSPTRSEEMEMMESQTLLLTLLAVKMEKGLARFEEEAEKHLLKLCKEKEELQRKTHELRRRLLLCQKKRELEEALDAQIEMLSPFEAVGERFQEQYRTLATALDATRHELPVRAIHLEGDGQQFLDALQSELETTQKLLEDLGMGTSEENVQVLDLLGELKDVAVKKDLELRRSFAQVLELSAEASKEAALINQGVWEEAQGLATPRQWYFSEDSTCEESQGATKSAALPGESAPRAP, encoded by the exons ATGGCGGATTCCTCAGAGCGCGCCGCAGG GAAGCCTGCCTCGGCCGGTCTCAGCGCTTCCAGCGgagccaggaggaaggagagaagagttCTAG GTGGAAAAGTGGTTGAGTCCCGCTACTTGGACTACGAGAAGAAAACAACCAGAAAG GCTCCTGAAACAGATGCCCTGAAGACCGGCGGGAGGATACCTGGAGGTGGGAAGAAACCCAGCCAGCTCCAGAAAAGCAAAG CAGACCGCAGCGGGGCCGGGAAGGGCGACCTGCAGTCCACGTTGCTGGAAGGGCACGGCTCGGCCCCACCCGACTTGGACCTCTCCGCCATCAACG AGAAAAGTGCAATCAAAAAGACTCcacaattagaaaaaacaatgtCAGAGAAAACGGCATCGACGTCATTTTCTGCCCCTCAGAAAAAGAGCCCG ACCCGGTCCGAAGAGATGGAGATGATGGAGTCGCAGACGCTGCTGCTGACTCTGCTGGCGGTCAAG ATGGAAAAGGGTCTTGCTCGGTTCGAAGAAGAGGCCGAAAAACACTTATTAAAACTGTGCAAAGAGAAGGAGGAGCTGCAGAGAAAGACCCACGAGCTGCGGCGCAGACTTCTCCTCTGTCAGAAGAAGCGGGAGCTGGAGGAGGCGCTTGACGCCCAG ATAGAGATGCTCAGTCCCTTCGAGGCAGTGGGTGAACGCTTCCAGGAGCAGTACAGGACGCTCGCCACGGCCCTGGACGCCACCCGGCACGAGCTGCCCGTGAGGGCGATCCACCTGGAGGGCGACGGGCAGCAGTTCTTAG ACGCCCTGCAGTCTGAATTGGAGACCACTCAGAAGCTCCTGGAAGATCTCGGCATGGGCACTTCAGAAGAAAACGTGCAGGTGCTGGACCTACTGGGCGAACTCAAGGACGTGGCCGTGAAAAAGGACCTTGAGCTCCGAAG GAGCTTCGCCCAGGTGCTGGAACTCTCCGCCGAGGCGAGCAAAGAGGCCGCCTTGATAAACCAGGGCGTCTGGGAAGAGGCCCAGGGCCTGGCGACCCCCAGACAGTGGTACTTCAGCGAGGACAGCACCTGCGAGGAGTCCCAGGGAGCAACTAAGAGCGCAGCCCTGCCGGGGGAAAGCGCGCCACGCGCCCCGTGA